The following proteins are co-located in the Spirosoma montaniterrae genome:
- a CDS encoding carboxymuconolactone decarboxylase family protein → MPHIPLPPHLPGITGLLEYRLDTAAPIRELTQLLLRGESTLSTGERELIAALVSSRNCTNFCEAAHTKAADLLLGETDTTRAVKADLETAPISEKLKALLQIAALTQQSGRAVTPEVVDRARTAGATDREIHDTVLIAALFCLYNKYVDGLNTVAPALESGYYDVLGERITGRGYVRPPGGYPAPVQVT, encoded by the coding sequence ATGCCACACATTCCGCTGCCACCGCACCTGCCGGGTATTACGGGCCTGCTCGAATACCGGCTCGATACTGCCGCACCCATTCGCGAACTCACGCAGCTTTTGCTGCGCGGAGAATCGACCCTGAGTACGGGCGAACGCGAACTGATTGCCGCGCTGGTATCGTCGCGTAATTGCACGAACTTCTGCGAAGCGGCCCATACCAAAGCCGCCGACCTGCTGTTGGGCGAAACCGACACGACCCGCGCCGTGAAAGCCGACCTCGAAACCGCGCCTATCAGCGAGAAGCTAAAGGCGTTGCTTCAGATTGCCGCCCTCACGCAGCAGTCGGGCCGGGCCGTCACGCCGGAGGTCGTCGACCGCGCCCGCACTGCCGGAGCTACCGACCGCGAAATTCACGATACGGTGCTGATTGCCGCCCTGTTTTGCCTGTACAACAAATACGTTGACGGGCTGAATACGGTAGCACCCGCACTCGAATCGGGCTACTACGACGTGTTGGGCGAACGCATCACGGGTCGGGGCTACGTCCGTCCACCGGGCGGCTACCCCGCGCCAGTGCAGGTCACGTAA
- a CDS encoding alpha-1,4-glucan--maltose-1-phosphate maltosyltransferase — MNSPKSPKKPSTRSRSTSATIPQETVSLPTAPISNTLPTNGQRRVVIEKVVPEIDGGRFPIKAVPGDVIAVEADIFADGHDYLLARLLYKHTDDDAFQETSMALLVNDRWGASFVVEKQGRYTYTIEAWVDHPGSWQHEIHLKVADGQTITSELLAGAQYVDGMAQRAERAGNEHDADALREMAALFRAGAADPADAQYNEAVSVAESDQFTFYTKLYPERQHPTRYMHDSQNSLGVEVDRARAGFSTWYCLFPRSAAREEGKHGTFRDVEALLPRIAGMGFDVLYLPPIHPIGMAHRKGKNNSVVCQPGDPGVPYGIGSELGGHDAIHPELGTVEDFKHLIAIAANYGMEVAMDLAIQCSPDHPWAKEHPEWFKKRPDGTIQYAENPPKKYQDIYPVYFETEDWQNLWQELKRVLLVWASWGVRIVRVDNPHTKPFAFWEWVIAEVKKEFPDMLFLSEAFTKPKVMQELAKRGFAHSYTYYTWRNNKAELQQYMTELTQGEMKYFFRPNFWPTTHDINPYSLQGGHEPQFLIRYFMAATLSSNYGIYGPSFELMEHIPFPNKEEYLNSEKYEIKYWDWEKTNKLTYLIGLTNRIRRENAALQQTNNITFCTVNDDAVMAYLKTSGESTVDANRLLIVVNTDAYQRRAALVQVPIWQLGIHPDQTYQVHDLLTGAYYPWKGEWNFVDLDPYVLPMHLFRIEV; from the coding sequence ATGAACTCGCCCAAATCGCCGAAGAAACCGTCGACCCGTTCGCGCTCAACCTCTGCAACCATACCGCAGGAAACCGTCTCCCTCCCAACTGCTCCGATAAGCAATACATTACCCACCAACGGGCAACGCCGGGTGGTAATTGAAAAAGTTGTCCCCGAAATCGACGGTGGGCGTTTCCCTATCAAAGCCGTTCCGGGCGACGTCATCGCCGTAGAAGCCGATATATTTGCTGACGGACATGATTACCTGCTGGCCCGGCTGCTCTACAAACATACCGACGACGACGCTTTTCAGGAAACCAGTATGGCGTTGCTGGTAAACGACCGCTGGGGCGCATCGTTCGTGGTCGAGAAGCAGGGCCGATACACGTATACCATCGAAGCGTGGGTCGATCATCCGGGATCGTGGCAGCACGAAATTCACCTGAAAGTAGCCGATGGTCAGACCATTACAAGCGAACTGCTGGCCGGGGCGCAGTATGTAGACGGCATGGCGCAACGGGCTGAACGTGCCGGCAACGAACACGATGCCGACGCCCTGCGCGAGATGGCCGCGCTGTTTCGGGCTGGTGCCGCCGACCCTGCCGACGCGCAATACAACGAAGCCGTGTCGGTAGCCGAAAGCGATCAGTTTACGTTTTATACAAAACTTTACCCCGAACGGCAGCACCCTACGCGCTACATGCATGACTCGCAAAATTCGCTGGGGGTTGAGGTCGACCGCGCCCGTGCTGGATTCAGCACCTGGTATTGCCTGTTTCCGCGTTCTGCCGCCCGCGAGGAGGGCAAACACGGTACCTTCCGCGACGTGGAGGCTCTGCTGCCGCGCATTGCCGGTATGGGTTTCGACGTGCTGTACCTGCCGCCGATTCACCCGATTGGCATGGCCCACCGCAAGGGTAAAAACAATTCGGTAGTTTGCCAGCCCGGCGATCCGGGTGTGCCCTACGGCATTGGCTCCGAACTGGGCGGTCATGATGCCATTCACCCCGAACTCGGTACGGTCGAGGACTTTAAACACCTGATTGCCATTGCCGCCAACTACGGTATGGAAGTGGCGATGGACCTCGCCATTCAATGTTCGCCCGATCATCCGTGGGCTAAAGAGCACCCCGAATGGTTCAAAAAACGGCCCGATGGCACCATTCAGTACGCCGAAAATCCGCCAAAAAAATACCAGGATATTTACCCGGTGTATTTCGAGACGGAAGACTGGCAAAATCTGTGGCAGGAGTTGAAGCGGGTCTTGCTGGTGTGGGCGTCGTGGGGGGTGCGTATCGTGCGGGTCGATAATCCGCATACCAAGCCGTTTGCATTCTGGGAGTGGGTCATTGCCGAGGTCAAGAAGGAGTTCCCCGACATGCTATTTTTGTCGGAAGCATTCACTAAGCCGAAGGTGATGCAGGAATTGGCGAAACGCGGATTCGCGCATTCGTACACCTACTACACCTGGCGCAATAACAAAGCCGAGTTGCAGCAGTACATGACCGAGCTGACGCAGGGTGAAATGAAGTATTTCTTCCGCCCGAACTTCTGGCCCACCACCCACGACATCAACCCATATAGCTTGCAGGGAGGTCACGAACCCCAGTTCCTGATTCGCTATTTTATGGCCGCCACGTTATCGAGTAACTACGGTATCTACGGCCCCTCGTTCGAGTTGATGGAACATATTCCGTTCCCAAACAAAGAAGAATACCTGAACTCAGAGAAGTACGAAATCAAGTATTGGGACTGGGAAAAAACCAATAAACTGACGTATTTGATTGGTCTGACCAACCGCATTCGGCGCGAAAATGCAGCCCTCCAACAAACCAACAACATTACGTTCTGCACCGTGAACGATGACGCGGTGATGGCCTATCTGAAAACATCGGGCGAATCGACCGTAGACGCCAACCGGCTGCTGATTGTGGTAAATACCGATGCCTACCAACGCCGGGCCGCACTGGTGCAGGTGCCGATCTGGCAACTGGGTATTCATCCCGATCAGACGTATCAGGTACACGACCTGCTGACGGGCGCGTACTACCCCTGGAAAGGCGAGTGGAATTTTGTTGATCTCGACCCCTATGTGTTGCCCATGCACCTGTTCCGAATTGAGGTGTAG
- a CDS encoding DUF3179 domain-containing (seleno)protein → MEKFIWFIVSALLLILLEAARVYFIMPFPGSQLGLDGDAARSALRRVEQAYWLHHNIGWLRAVGLLLLAYPAWQVLFRPTKNWYRFAAGGLLMAYGVVLYLVNREMLADRMFLQPIHKRVVPMSENKIPLDNLVLGFESVGEATAYPIQLIGYHHQVRDTVGGQPIMVTYCTVCRTGRVFSPLVQGQADEFRLVGMDHFNAMFEDKRTGTWWRQATGEAIVGPLRGQTMADLPARQMTLRAWAAEHPNTRVLQADSIFADEFDSMKNYERGRSTGSLTKRDSASWQPKSWVIGVERAGFAKAYDWNALQQQRMLSDVLGGEPMLLTMASDSVSFGVWSRRVGVKTLTFHYANCQLIDRETGSVWTWRGHCIAGPLRGRKLGPIPNAYQEFWHSWKSFHPETAR, encoded by the coding sequence ATGGAAAAGTTTATCTGGTTCATTGTCAGTGCATTGCTGCTTATCCTGCTTGAAGCGGCCCGCGTGTATTTTATCATGCCGTTTCCGGGTAGTCAACTGGGGCTGGATGGCGACGCGGCCCGGTCGGCTCTCCGGCGGGTCGAACAGGCTTACTGGCTGCACCATAACATCGGCTGGCTGCGGGCGGTTGGGCTGTTGCTGCTGGCCTATCCGGCCTGGCAGGTGCTGTTTCGGCCAACGAAAAATTGGTATCGCTTTGCAGCAGGCGGGTTGCTCATGGCTTATGGCGTAGTGCTGTACTTAGTGAACCGCGAGATGCTGGCCGACCGGATGTTTTTGCAGCCGATTCATAAGCGCGTGGTGCCCATGAGTGAGAACAAAATTCCGCTCGATAACCTTGTGCTGGGTTTCGAATCAGTGGGCGAAGCTACGGCCTACCCGATTCAACTCATTGGCTACCACCATCAGGTACGCGACACGGTGGGTGGACAACCGATTATGGTCACGTACTGTACCGTTTGTCGCACGGGCCGGGTATTTAGCCCACTCGTGCAGGGGCAGGCCGACGAATTCCGGCTGGTTGGCATGGACCATTTCAATGCCATGTTTGAAGATAAACGCACTGGCACGTGGTGGCGGCAGGCTACGGGTGAAGCCATCGTAGGACCGTTGCGAGGGCAAACGATGGCCGACCTCCCCGCCCGGCAGATGACCCTGCGGGCGTGGGCCGCTGAACACCCCAACACGCGCGTGTTGCAGGCCGATTCGATTTTTGCCGATGAATTTGACAGTATGAAAAACTACGAACGGGGCCGCTCGACGGGGAGCCTGACCAAACGCGATTCGGCCTCGTGGCAACCCAAATCGTGGGTGATTGGCGTAGAACGGGCCGGTTTTGCCAAAGCCTACGACTGGAATGCGCTACAGCAACAGCGTATGTTGAGCGATGTGCTGGGGGGCGAACCGATGCTGCTTACGATGGCTTCAGATAGTGTTTCGTTTGGCGTCTGGAGTCGGCGGGTGGGTGTGAAAACGCTCACGTTTCACTATGCTAACTGCCAACTGATCGACCGTGAAACCGGCTCCGTCTGGACCTGGCGCGGTCATTGCATAGCCGGGCCGTTGCGCGGGCGTAAACTGGGGCCAATACCAAACGCCTATCAGGAATTCTGGCACTCGTGGAAATCGTTTCACCCTGAAACAGCGCGGTAA
- a CDS encoding MFS transporter has translation MEALKTKSEALTANWLAFALCALSYGLGGTASTLMATVLPVAVPDVLGQSVSEERLGEIGAYISAAFLYGWMVGGLAFGVVGDRIGRVRAVAFVTALYGAAMLLTVFAPNWPVLLLCRFLTGAGVGGVLLLTTVYLSEIWPERGRAVVLGVLAVMFPVGIVATGGLNVGAVPWRQAFWLGAVPLVVAGLMLFRLPESASWQQASRKQSTTKFNDWTPTDRANLLTGVLVFGAVLIGLWGTFSWIPTWVQTLLPAGQTGERERGLTMMLLGMGGILGGMVSGGLLNRLGSRRTLLLTFAGCAGGCALLFLTNQTFSPVIYAETAFVALFFGISQGSLSSIIPALFPVRIRATAAGISFNIGRFFTATAVFFVGAMVAALGGFGNALLVFSVAFLVALLVVLARYKTD, from the coding sequence ATGGAAGCACTAAAAACAAAATCGGAAGCCCTGACCGCCAACTGGCTGGCTTTTGCGCTGTGTGCGTTGTCGTATGGACTGGGCGGTACGGCCTCAACGCTCATGGCAACGGTGCTGCCCGTGGCCGTGCCCGACGTGCTGGGCCAATCTGTTTCAGAAGAGCGGTTAGGCGAAATCGGGGCCTACATCAGCGCGGCTTTTCTGTATGGCTGGATGGTGGGCGGGCTGGCATTCGGCGTCGTGGGCGACCGCATCGGGCGGGTGCGGGCGGTGGCTTTTGTGACGGCTCTCTACGGCGCGGCTATGCTGCTGACGGTGTTTGCGCCCAACTGGCCGGTGCTGCTGCTGTGCCGGTTTCTGACGGGCGCGGGCGTGGGGGGCGTGTTGCTGCTCACGACCGTTTATTTGTCCGAAATCTGGCCGGAGCGCGGAAGGGCGGTAGTTTTGGGCGTTTTGGCTGTGATGTTTCCGGTGGGCATCGTGGCAACGGGCGGGCTGAACGTAGGAGCCGTACCGTGGCGGCAGGCGTTCTGGCTGGGGGCAGTGCCGCTGGTTGTGGCTGGGCTGATGCTGTTCCGGCTTCCCGAATCGGCAAGCTGGCAACAGGCCAGCCGCAAACAGTCTACTACGAAATTTAACGACTGGACGCCCACCGACCGGGCCAACCTACTCACGGGCGTGCTGGTGTTCGGCGCGGTGCTGATTGGTCTGTGGGGTACGTTCTCCTGGATTCCGACCTGGGTGCAAACGCTGCTTCCCGCCGGGCAAACGGGCGAACGCGAACGCGGCCTGACTATGATGCTGCTCGGTATGGGCGGTATTCTGGGCGGCATGGTGTCGGGGGGGCTGCTGAACCGGCTGGGTTCGCGCCGAACGCTTTTGCTGACGTTTGCGGGCTGTGCGGGCGGCTGTGCGCTGCTGTTCCTGACCAACCAGACGTTCTCGCCCGTGATTTATGCCGAAACGGCGTTCGTTGCGCTGTTTTTTGGCATCAGTCAGGGTTCGTTGTCGAGCATTATTCCGGCACTGTTTCCGGTTCGGATTCGGGCAACGGCGGCTGGCATCAGTTTCAACATTGGCCGGTTTTTCACGGCAACAGCGGTGTTTTTCGTGGGTGCGATGGTGGCGGCTCTCGGCGGCTTCGGCAATGCCCTGCTGGTGTTCTCGGTGGCGTTCCTGGTAGCACTGCTGGTGGTGCTGGCTCGGTATAAAACGGATTAA
- a CDS encoding carboxymuconolactone decarboxylase family protein, protein MPHIQLNNDAPGIRGLAMYRPDTGQHLYNLAQALLRAGSPDSTLTNAERELIAAYVSSQNCTDFCRNSHAAAARYLYGEQRDLVDATLTAPESAPISPKLRALLTIAERVATDARTVSDDVVAAARAEGAADGDIHDTVQIAASFCMFNRYVDGLATLTPTDPAAYDAMGERMGTLGYITPESATR, encoded by the coding sequence ATGCCTCATATTCAACTCAACAACGATGCGCCCGGTATTCGCGGTCTGGCGATGTACCGCCCCGATACCGGTCAACACCTGTACAATCTGGCGCAGGCTCTGCTCCGGGCTGGTTCGCCCGATAGCACCCTGACCAACGCCGAGCGCGAACTTATCGCGGCTTATGTATCAAGCCAGAACTGCACGGATTTTTGCAGGAACAGCCACGCGGCTGCGGCCCGCTACCTGTATGGCGAGCAACGTGACCTGGTCGATGCGACACTAACAGCCCCCGAATCGGCACCCATTTCGCCTAAACTACGGGCGTTGCTGACCATTGCCGAACGCGTAGCCACCGATGCCCGAACGGTATCGGACGACGTAGTGGCTGCGGCCCGTGCCGAAGGAGCTGCCGACGGCGATATCCATGACACGGTGCAGATTGCGGCTTCATTCTGTATGTTCAATCGTTACGTCGATGGCCTTGCCACGCTCACGCCCACCGACCCGGCAGCTTACGACGCAATGGGCGAACGTATGGGGACGCTGGGCTACATAACACCAGAGTCGGCAACTCGATAA
- a CDS encoding carboxymuconolactone decarboxylase family protein, producing MPHIDFTPGVPGIRGPMLFSPETASPINDLANTLLRANASLPDQTLSMGERELIGTHVSALNDCHFCQTIHGAIASHHLGDDDWSLIQAVKCDYQQTDISPRLKTLLTIAASVQKGGKHVTPDQVAAARAEGATDRDIHDTVLIAAFFCLCNRYVDGLATLTHHDEDLYRQRAAHVAEAGYVDGEIYTVK from the coding sequence ATGCCACATATTGACTTTACGCCCGGCGTTCCCGGCATTCGCGGACCAATGTTGTTCAGCCCCGAAACGGCAAGCCCTATCAATGACCTTGCCAACACGCTCTTACGTGCCAACGCCAGCCTGCCCGACCAAACCCTGAGCATGGGCGAACGTGAGTTAATTGGAACGCATGTTTCAGCCCTGAACGACTGCCATTTCTGCCAGACGATTCACGGGGCCATTGCCAGCCACCACCTCGGCGACGACGATTGGAGTCTGATTCAGGCCGTAAAGTGCGACTATCAGCAAACCGATATTTCGCCCCGGCTGAAAACCCTGCTTACCATTGCTGCGAGCGTACAGAAAGGGGGTAAGCACGTCACGCCCGACCAGGTAGCAGCGGCCCGCGCCGAAGGAGCTACTGACCGCGACATTCACGATACGGTGTTGATTGCGGCTTTTTTCTGTCTTTGCAATCGCTACGTCGATGGGCTGGCAACGTTAACCCACCACGATGAAGACCTGTATCGCCAACGAGCCGCCCATGTCGCCGAAGCGGGGTATGTCGATGGGGAAATTTATACGGTGAAGTGA
- a CDS encoding phosphatase PAP2 family protein codes for MPLTPPATTDPDGGNWQTVVLRSGVGVPAPAAVSSDAYQRELTAVKNGLAGTTPEQNTAVTYWAYGGVQRWNQIARQLIAKYNVMPAYDAATGRYAAYDVAKPMSDAPFAARLLAYLSVAQYDALVMTWRAKFQYNRPALERQGVQPRIPVADVPSYPSEDAAVAEASYQMLTFLFPNEADWLKAKATEHKQSRVWAGACVPSDLQAGETLGATVATSVVSRARTDGFAQAHDPANTWPTLLARAPYDTKWQSLEIPARAPVLPLAGSVQTWFDATAVGRTAPGPPPATTSPAFQQALAEIRTISDTRSREQWRIADFWSDGVGSYAVAGHWNRIAEELIQQTAQNELRAARTYALLNRALHDATTVTWQTKYRYFVPRPSQIDARIKTVALIPNSPGYPSNHAVSAASAAVVLGHLFPGDASKLTGQANEAGLARVYAGTNYRFDVDEGAKTGAAVGKIAADWSKADGAK; via the coding sequence TTGCCGCTGACTCCACCAGCCACGACCGACCCCGACGGGGGTAATTGGCAAACGGTGGTGCTACGGTCGGGCGTGGGTGTTCCGGCTCCGGCGGCTGTGTCGTCGGATGCGTATCAGCGCGAGTTGACGGCAGTAAAAAACGGACTGGCAGGCACCACGCCGGAGCAGAATACCGCCGTTACGTACTGGGCCTACGGGGGTGTACAACGCTGGAATCAGATTGCCCGGCAACTCATCGCCAAGTACAATGTGATGCCTGCTTACGATGCCGCTACGGGCCGCTATGCAGCGTATGATGTTGCAAAACCAATGTCTGATGCGCCGTTTGCCGCCCGGCTGCTGGCCTATCTGAGCGTAGCGCAGTACGACGCGCTCGTGATGACCTGGCGGGCCAAATTTCAATATAACCGCCCCGCGCTCGAACGACAGGGTGTACAGCCGCGTATTCCTGTGGCCGACGTACCCAGTTACCCGTCGGAAGATGCCGCCGTAGCCGAAGCGTCCTACCAGATGCTGACGTTTTTGTTTCCGAACGAAGCGGACTGGCTAAAAGCGAAAGCCACCGAACATAAGCAAAGCCGCGTGTGGGCCGGTGCGTGCGTGCCGAGCGACCTGCAAGCGGGCGAAACGCTGGGTGCAACGGTAGCTACTTCGGTAGTCAGCCGCGCCCGCACCGACGGATTTGCGCAGGCCCACGACCCCGCTAATACGTGGCCGACGTTGCTGGCCCGTGCGCCTTATGATACTAAGTGGCAGAGTCTGGAGATTCCGGCTCGTGCGCCCGTGTTGCCGCTGGCCGGGTCGGTACAAACGTGGTTCGATGCTACGGCGGTTGGCCGAACGGCTCCCGGACCACCCCCAGCAACCACCTCGCCCGCGTTTCAGCAGGCATTGGCCGAAATACGTACAATATCAGACACGCGCAGCCGCGAACAGTGGCGCATTGCCGACTTCTGGAGCGATGGTGTGGGCAGTTATGCCGTGGCCGGGCATTGGAATCGTATTGCCGAAGAACTGATTCAGCAGACTGCGCAGAACGAACTCCGCGCAGCCCGCACCTACGCCCTGCTCAACCGCGCCCTGCACGACGCTACGACGGTAACGTGGCAAACCAAATACCGCTATTTTGTGCCGCGCCCATCACAGATAGACGCCCGGATTAAAACAGTTGCGCTGATACCCAACTCGCCGGGCTATCCATCCAATCACGCCGTCAGCGCGGCTTCGGCGGCTGTAGTGCTGGGCCATTTGTTTCCCGGCGATGCATCGAAGTTGACTGGGCAGGCCAATGAAGCGGGGTTGGCGCGGGTGTATGCTGGAACAAACTACCGCTTCGATGTAGATGAAGGCGCGAAAACCGGCGCGGCTGTCGGTAAAATTGCTGCCGACTGGTCCAAAGCCGACGGAGCGAAGTAA
- a CDS encoding TonB-dependent receptor produces MKLISFVVALAMTLATALPGLGQSRQVSGVVRDAQTGQSLAGASVTVRGTATGTATDAGGRFTITTTKQGKLTLAVSMVGQETQTVSVNADSKPLTVSLQRAENQLNDVVVAASRVEESILRSPVSIEKLDARAVQRSAAPNYFEALNNLKGVDMVTSGLTYRQINTRGFNSTGNTRFLQLIDGMDNQSPGLGWAVANQYGTSDLDLESAELIPGAASALYGPVAFNGLLYIRTKNPFQHQGLSVQQKVGVNHVNDPTGDSPKPYTETAVRYAKVIGNRLAFKVNASYLKGRDWYAADYTDIDPNTNPELRGATNPGRNALNIYGDEVAQTLPGIGRVSRTGYREIDLTNYDVYSLKLGGAVHYRIGKQTELIYALNFGQATTNYTGSSRFMLNDFQLTQHRLELQGKNFFVRAYSTAENSQNSYNTRSLGQLINRTWVRDLNGNVVTPDKADATWFARYAAAFNGQVSGQTARNHDMARAFADQGRLLPGSTDFDREKQRYIGIAGLQGAGVLSKSKLYHVEGLYDFTSALKFMSVQAGGNVRYYDMNSEGTLFDDKVNKIRVAEYGAFAQASKTLLQDKLKLTVSGRYDKNQNFVGNFTPRASAVFSPSDAHHFRASYQTGFRNPTVPDQYIRLNVGPIIILGAAPDNTAGLNAYENSFTAASVGAFGAAFGQAVGSGTPFQQALMANKDKLVKSDVPRIRAEQSQSFEVGYKGMLTSRLLFDVSYYYGQYRNFLVNQVVIRPNSAVLLPDGTVNPAAAADILTAANRQAFQLYTNAADRVSADGVSAGLTALLNRGYRVEANGTWARFNIMDANPNNIPAFNTPCFKSNVILSNDRLTNRLGFSVAWHWQEAFDWFGTFTENRPGRIPSYSLVDAQASYRMPALKTILKVGGSNLFNNYVVQAYGSAAVGGLYYVSLTFDQGLK; encoded by the coding sequence ATGAAACTTATATCATTTGTTGTCGCATTGGCGATGACTTTAGCTACCGCTTTGCCCGGACTGGGCCAATCGCGGCAGGTGTCGGGCGTGGTGCGCGACGCCCAAACGGGCCAATCCCTGGCTGGCGCATCGGTAACTGTGCGGGGTACGGCTACCGGCACGGCAACTGATGCCGGGGGTCGTTTTACAATTACGACTACGAAACAAGGCAAACTCACGCTGGCCGTTTCGATGGTTGGGCAGGAGACGCAGACTGTTAGCGTAAATGCCGATAGCAAACCGCTGACGGTTTCTTTGCAACGCGCTGAAAATCAGCTAAACGATGTGGTAGTAGCAGCTTCGCGGGTTGAAGAAAGTATCCTGCGGTCGCCGGTGAGTATCGAAAAGCTCGATGCACGGGCCGTTCAGCGGTCGGCGGCACCGAACTATTTCGAGGCTCTGAACAACCTCAAAGGCGTGGATATGGTGACGAGTGGCCTCACCTACCGGCAGATTAACACACGCGGCTTTAACTCGACCGGCAACACGCGCTTTCTGCAACTCATCGATGGTATGGACAATCAATCGCCCGGTTTGGGGTGGGCAGTGGCGAATCAGTACGGCACGTCGGACCTTGACCTCGAATCGGCGGAGTTGATTCCGGGGGCGGCTTCGGCTCTCTACGGCCCGGTGGCCTTCAACGGGTTGTTGTATATCCGCACCAAAAACCCGTTCCAGCATCAGGGGCTGAGCGTTCAACAGAAAGTGGGCGTCAACCACGTCAACGACCCAACGGGCGACAGTCCGAAACCGTACACGGAGACAGCCGTTCGGTATGCCAAAGTCATCGGCAACCGGCTGGCGTTCAAAGTGAATGCGTCGTATCTGAAAGGCCGCGACTGGTATGCCGCCGATTATACTGACATTGACCCGAACACCAACCCCGAACTGCGCGGAGCTACCAATCCGGGGCGGAACGCGCTGAATATCTACGGCGATGAAGTGGCGCAAACGCTGCCGGGCATTGGGCGGGTGTCGCGCACAGGCTACCGCGAAATCGACCTGACCAACTACGACGTGTATAGCCTGAAGTTAGGCGGGGCGGTTCATTACCGAATCGGGAAGCAAACCGAGTTGATTTACGCGCTGAACTTCGGGCAGGCCACTACCAACTACACAGGCAGCAGCCGGTTTATGCTCAATGATTTTCAGTTGACACAACACCGGCTTGAGTTGCAGGGCAAAAACTTCTTCGTCAGGGCTTATTCTACTGCCGAAAATTCGCAGAATTCCTATAACACCCGTTCGCTGGGGCAACTCATTAACCGGACGTGGGTGCGTGATCTGAACGGCAACGTGGTTACGCCCGACAAGGCCGACGCTACCTGGTTTGCCCGCTACGCGGCTGCCTTCAACGGGCAGGTTTCGGGCCAAACGGCGCGGAATCACGACATGGCCCGCGCCTTCGCCGATCAGGGGCGACTTTTGCCCGGTTCGACAGACTTCGACCGCGAGAAGCAGCGATACATCGGCATTGCCGGGTTGCAGGGGGCGGGTGTGCTGAGTAAGAGTAAGTTGTATCACGTCGAAGGGTTATATGATTTCACGTCAGCGTTGAAATTTATGAGCGTTCAGGCGGGTGGCAACGTGCGCTATTACGACATGAACAGCGAAGGCACGTTGTTCGACGATAAGGTGAATAAGATTCGGGTGGCCGAATACGGCGCGTTTGCGCAGGCGTCGAAAACGCTGTTGCAGGATAAACTGAAGTTGACCGTTTCGGGCCGCTACGACAAGAATCAGAATTTCGTGGGCAACTTTACGCCCCGTGCGTCGGCGGTGTTTTCGCCTTCGGATGCTCACCACTTCCGGGCGAGTTACCAGACGGGTTTCCGCAACCCAACCGTACCCGATCAGTACATTCGGCTGAACGTAGGCCCGATTATCATTCTGGGCGCAGCACCGGACAACACAGCGGGGCTGAATGCCTACGAAAACTCATTTACTGCCGCTTCGGTGGGTGCGTTTGGGGCTGCTTTCGGGCAGGCGGTTGGGTCGGGTACGCCGTTCCAGCAGGCGTTGATGGCGAATAAAGACAAGTTAGTGAAGTCGGACGTGCCGCGCATCCGGGCCGAGCAATCGCAATCGTTTGAAGTAGGCTACAAGGGTATGCTTACCTCGCGGCTGTTATTCGACGTCAGCTATTACTACGGCCAATACCGTAATTTTCTGGTGAATCAGGTGGTGATTCGGCCCAATAGCGCGGTGCTGCTGCCCGACGGTACGGTCAACCCGGCTGCTGCGGCTGATATCCTGACAGCCGCCAACCGGCAGGCGTTTCAACTCTATACCAATGCCGCCGACCGCGTATCGGCAGATGGGGTCAGCGCGGGTCTGACGGCTCTGCTGAACCGGGGCTATCGGGTAGAGGCCAATGGCACCTGGGCGAGGTTCAACATCATGGATGCCAATCCCAACAACATTCCGGCCTTCAATACGCCCTGTTTCAAAAGCAACGTAATCCTGAGCAACGACCGCCTGACCAACCGGCTGGGCTTCAGCGTGGCGTGGCATTGGCAGGAAGCCTTCGACTGGTTCGGCACGTTTACCGAAAATCGCCCCGGTCGGATTCCGTCGTACTCATTAGTCGATGCGCAGGCAAGCTACCGGATGCCCGCCCTGAAAACGATTCTGAAAGTAGGCGGCAGTAATCTGTTCAACAACTACGTAGTGCAGGCATACGGTTCAGCCGCCGTCGGCGGTCTCTATTACGTATCGTTGACGTTTGATCAAGGACTCAAATAA